GAAGGATGGTTTTTAGTAGATAAAATCCCATTTGCTGAGCTGGTTACAACGGCATTTAAAATCAATGAATCACTTCCAAATTATCTTGTACAAAAACTTGAGAACTATAAAGTAAATAAGGTAGCAATTCTTGGGATGACAAATAAACCCAATTCTGATGATGTAAGATCATCACTTAGTTACAAACTAAGAAAAGCACTTTACTATAAAGACTATAATGTTGCTTGCTACGATCCTTATCTACCTGAATATTCAGATTCATCAGTTTTATTACATTCAGATGTAGTTATTTTAATGACTCCACATGATGAATTTAAAGATCTTGAAAAAATTAATAAATTAATAAACAATCCTAAGTGTGTTTACTTAGATGTAAATGGATTTTGGAAGGGATTAAAGACTAAATCTCATCATGCAAAATAAAAACATTTTATATTTTCTTAAATATATTGATAATAGCGAGCCATGTTTTAATTGTTGTACGGATCTTTGTTCTATTAAATTTAACTTCCTAGCTTCCTAACTTTCTCAAATGCGGTTAATATGTTTTCTTGGGTTAGGACTTGTGGAGCAAGTTGCACAATTGCATCTGTAAATTGTTCATCAGTTAAGTTTAACTCTTGGACACGAATTGCTAATTTTTTTGCATCTGGTGCTGGGGTACCTATTTTTTTTACCTTAAGTCCATAAACAAGAGAATTAATCGTTCCTTCCATTAAACCACTTACCCTAGGATCAAAGTGATATCTAATTACACCAGGACGTTTTTTTAATTCACTTAACATGTCCTCTTGAGTAACTTGTCCTTGAGTGGATTTTACATAGTCTTCAAATACCTTTTCAACAGTTGCAGGTGTATAGTTCATTACTGTTTTGCCCGCCTCAGCATAATTTACTTGACCTTTAATTCTTCTAGATTTTACATATGGCTCTAAGAAGCGTTTTGCAAATAATGTGCCTTGCTCTTCTGTAAAAAGTTTATGGAATATAAATATCTTTTTATCTGATCTTCCTTCCCTCATTACACCGTAATCTACATATTTATACAACTGCTCCTCAATTGAACCACTATATCCTTTATCATCAATTGAGCTAACATCAATTTCTTCAGTTAGTGGTAGATTAGTTGTCATAATAAGAACAACTTTTGTTGATAAGTGGGATTCAGTTCCTTTTGGTTCCATTTGAGAGAGGAATGCATCAGTTGGTATTTCATTTAGGTTAGCACCTTTTCTGGGAGGAAGAATCTTATTAACTTCATCCATTAATAAAACACATGGTGCAGTCTTGTTTACTGTATGAATAAACTCACTAACAGTTTGAGGCTTTTCTCCATGTTTAATTTTTACATCGCCTTTCTTAACGGTAACCATACCAGGAGTTAGCAAAACTAGTGGAAGTGCAAGTTGGTTTGCAATAGTTTCAGCAAGAGAAGATTTACCAGTTCCAGGTGGTCCTGAAAGTAAAAAAGTTCTATGCGTTGCACTGTTACTATCATTCCCGTAGAGACTTCTTACAGCAGGTTTCAGCACAAGTCCTTTTAAACCATGCGCATCTACGTATCCTTCTTCATCATTAAAGCAACGGGTTAATTTGTGGTTCAAAGCTAATGCTTGAGCTGGTACAGAATCTAGGCCTAAGTGTGGCTCTGTAAAAAACTCATATCCTCTTGGAGTAGCTCTAAAGAAAATAGTGTCCTGGACAATTTTTCTACATGATTGTAAAACACGGTTCTTATTTTCTTGGTTTACAAACTCCCTATATGGACGTGGTGGATCATTACCAATTGCAATCCTTTTTTCCATCAGTTGATTTAAATATTTAAAGAACAGTAGCCCTTTCTCTGAATTATTTTGAGTTAATTTCTGTCCTAGTACTTCAGTATCAAGTTTTAAAAGATCTAATAAACTCAAGAGTGCTTCATTAAGGTCTTCTTTTGTTTTGTAGCTATCAAACTCAGATACTACTTTTAGCAAGTTTTTTCTTTTATCTTCTGGTAAACCACCTAGAACTTCCATCTGGTCGTTATCAAATGAAGTGAAAAAGCAATTTCTTGCTTCTTCGTTTGACATTGGGGTTATATCATTAGCCCATTTTTTGAACACTACAAATCTCTTTTCATTTAACCGTTGTTGAGCTTCTAACTTTTCAGCTTCCTCGTTCCATTGTGCTTTTGGGATTTCAGAAGAAAGCTCAAGCACACCGCTTATTGTAGTAGGCACCATTATATGGTAATTAGGTGAAGTTTCGCCTAATTCATTTTCGTTTTTAAATGCTTCTACAAGCTTTTCTCTAAACTTCTCAACTTCATCTCTGAACCTGCGTGGAACTGAAACCAATGGCGTCCTTAGATAAAGCGGATCAATTCCATACAATCCTTCTTTTGTTTCTTGCTCTTCAATTGTTCCTTCTTCTACTTTTTTTGCTCTTTCAAGAAACTCTTTCATTACAGAGTAGATTTCCATCCTGTATGTTGGTGTCTTTAAATCTGGTACTGGAATCTTGAATCCTCTTATAGGTAATTTCCAGTTTAAAGTTATTATTCTTCTAATACAGTCAAGTGAAGATTTTTCACCATATATAAGGGGAACTTCATGAGGTTTTTCAAGATACGGAATAAAAATATCTTTTACATCATTAGGATCAACTACAGTATCACTTCTTAGATAAAGAGCCTCTAATGCTAATAATAATCCTCTAGCTGTGCGCTTATGTTCTAGGAACTCATCAAGGCTTGCCTGAGAATGTTGTGTACTGCCAAGCAACTGAATAACTGCCCTTTGTACATCATTCATAACATTTTTTGGTTTATTAAAGTCAGCCTCAAGTATAGCTTTTGCTACACGCCGTGGAGTTCTTAAGTTCACTGACAGGAGATCATCATTAAAGTATTCTTCCCCTCCTAAAGATTTAACAGCTTTTGCAATACACCCATCAATCTCAGATCTTGCTTGTCTAGCTGCAATATTCTTTATAAGCCATTTTGCACCTGCCCAAGCAGGAGGTATTAAAGCAAAAACATACTGCCAAGCTGCAGCCAGATTTTTTATATCAGCTTCACTTTTTAGCTTTTGGATTAATTCTATTTTTTGCCTAAGATGAGGTTCATAAGCCACTTGATCTTGATTTTCTGCAACTCCTATTGAATGTGCACTTGAACTTTCTTCTTCAGGAATAACTATAAGCTTTGCTTCTTTTACAATTATGTTTCCGGGCCAGGTCGGTGGTGTTTGTGTAATACTGTTTACTGTAGTCATAGTCATCTTTTATTTTTTAGAAAAAGTATACAGTCTTTTCTAGGTATCCTCAAGTTTCTTTAATTTGCCTTTTTGGTTAAGGACTGTCAAGTACCCAAAAGAATTTCAAAAACACTAAAGCTTGCTGATAATTTAGTTTTTTAACCCAGATTAAAATAAATATTTAGTCCGGTTAAGAGTAAGCTGGCTTCTTAACCTAAGTCGTTTAGTATCAAATTAGATAATTTAACATTTCTATTTAAGTAAATTAATATTGTAGATAAACAATGCCACCACCAGTAAATGATGTAACAAAAGTAGTGAGCTTTCCATTTAGGCCAGTTGGCTTCAAGCCTCAGCAAGGTAAACAAGTTACCACAGATGATATCAAAGATTGGGCAAGAAAAGAAGATCGTGGTATCATTCAATGCCTACCTCATTTTGCTGTTTGGACAGCTGTAGGAACAATAGCTAGTGCATTAATAGGCTTTGTAGGTATCAAAAAGGATAGCAGACTTTGTAAATGGCTTGGTGGAATCTTGGGAATAGTTGGAATTGCAAGCAGCGGGTTTGGGGTATATCTTGCAAGACTTTGCCAAACTGCCAAAACGGAAAAGAAATCAGAAGAAGTACATGAAAAGTTTTTCTTTGAAACACCTATTACAAATTCTTTGAAAAAAATATCAAAAGAAGATGAAACTAATAGAGATGAACTTAGAAGAAAATTAATTGGCGAGCACATGAAAGAAAGAGATAAACTTAAAGCTCTATTTGAAAAGTTAAAGACTGGGAATGATGATGAAGGGTTACGTAAGGAAGCCGAGTGCTGTCTCAATATTATTTCTGAACTAGAAAAAGAAATCAATGATGCAATTACTCGTTTGAAAGATAAAGATGTTAATAAGGAACTTAGATTGAAAGCAAGAGACATTTTGAAAAAAGCTTTATATGAACAAAAAGATCAGAAAGCAATGAAAGCATTAGCTGAATGTGCAAAGGACAAAAGTGACGATCCAGACATTAGATCAGAAGCATTAATGGCCTTGCCTGAAGAAAGTCATGTTAATTTATTGTTTGATGTACTTACAGACCCAAATGATGATCAGGGGATTCGTCATATGGCAGCAACTCTCTTGCGGAATCTTATAGAAAGAGACAATACAGAAGTTATTAATAGGTGCAATAGTCTGGTTAATAGCAATGACCAAGAAGTTAAAGATTTTGCAGAAAGTGTAAATGAAAGGATAGAGGAAAAAAAGAGAGATTCGAATAAAAGTTAATTGCTTTAATGAAGTTAGCTATCCCAAAAATCACAGTACTGCCATCAAGTGGGCTTTTAAGAGGAAGGTGTTCAAAGGCTATCTTTATTACAAAACACAATTTACAAATTAATCAAGATGTTGTTGAAACTGAGACACAACAAGTTACTAGACCAACCGCAAAAAATTGGTTATTTCTTGTTGAAGGACACAAAAAATATTCTTGTGCTGAGAACGTGTTTTTAGATAGTTTAATAGAGCACTTTGAAATTAGAGCCGAAGATCCAATTGAACCTCCATTTACCGCAAATGTTGCTGAGTCAGCTTCAATTGAAAAACTGCTTGCTGCACTTTCAATTTTAGTTATGGACTATTTAGATTTTATGGCAGATAGCGATATAGAACAAATGAGAGATGAACAGCTTGAAGCATTTTTTGATCTGAATGTTAATGCAGTAGCCAAGACTTTTGAGGTAAGTCCAAAAAGATTAAGAAAAGAGTTTGATAAGCTCAAGTGGAATAATGAACATTTACTTGGTGAACAAATTCTTAATCTTTCAGAAAAAAGAAGGAAACTAATAGATGAATCAAACTCTTTAAGTAAAACTAAGTTAGTTGGAATACTAAATGAAAATGCCCAACCTAATTTATTTGTAATGTCTGGCATTGAGCATGCTACAATTTTTAGTCAAGAAAAAGATATGTAAGAAAGAATTCAATAAATTAAAATGGGCAGATGAAGAAAAGCTTGCTAAGCAGCTCTTGCAGCTCTCAGAAAAGAGAAAAAAGCTTATTAGTCAGTCTAATTTACAAAGCAAAGAAAGATTGGTTAAGATATTAGTTTCCAATAAAGAGCATAAGTTGTTTATAATGTCAGATATTAAGCATGAGCCTGTATTTGCAGTCAAAGAGGTTTGTAAAACTGAGAAACTGGTGGAGCAAGAAAAATGAGAATTGAAAAAGCACCCAACCCTCATCAATTAAAGATTTTCAGTTCTCCACTTGGCAGCGAGATTAAAAAATCTCAAAACTCTGATACCCTCAAAAACTCTAATGATGTTGTTGATGCTCCCAAAGAGCCATCATTAAGGAATCAAATTTTATTAATCCAAAGAGCCAAGCTAAATCTTGGTCTTGAACCTTTAGCAGCTAGCAACATAGGGTACTATATGCAGCGCCTGAATAATCATAACTCCGCTGTTTTTGGAAGGAACTCATCATTAGCTTCAATACTTAATAATCTGTTACTTGAATTAGACAAAGAAAAACCCATTAGTGATGAAGAATGTAAAAAACTGCGGAACTTTGGAAGAGATGCTCAGATTGTCAAAAATTGGCTCAAGAATTCTATTTTGAAAATTGCATGTGATAGCTCTTATACGATGGGTGCCTTCAATGTCTCTCCAACTATTGAAACCCGAGAGATCGCTGCAAAAGTTTTTGTAAGATTTCTGGAGTGGATGGGCGGCGCACTAAGTGATATAAATAGAGAAATTGGTTCATTATTAGAATCACCATATTTGTTAGTTCGGCGGCAAGGAGCTTATGCTGCTCTTAAGACTTACAGGCTTGGTAAGAGATATTTTTGGTACCCTTGTCATTTAGCAAGTGTTCTAGAAAAAGAGAAAGATGATCTTTCACGGATTATTATGGCTGGAGCAATAGCTTTGGCAGATCCAAAATGTATTTTGACTAAACTCTACAATAATAACGATTTCTCCAGACTAATAGAACTTGTTTTATCAGATCCTAACCTAGAAGTAAGAGCTACTCTTTTAGCCGGACTAAGAGACTTGACAGAAGCAGAAAATAAAGCAGGCAGATATTTTAAAAACTTTTCAGAAGTTCCAGAGCTAACTCCTACAGATAGAGCTGAGTGTTTTAGATATTCTGCAAGATGTGTTGAAGAGTTTATCGATAAGAGACCTCTTAGTGAAGATGAAGCTATGATATTAAACAATTCTTTTGGTGTTATTGCTCCTTTACTAAAAGGAATAGGAGATGAAAGTATCATAGAAGGTCATGTGCTTGAAGAATATGTAAGGTTAAAAAATAGGATTGCCCAACTTGATTTATTTAATTTGGTACAAGTCGCTGCTAAGCACAAATTTAAAGATGATAGCGGAGAAGATATAGGATTGTGGGAGAATGTTTCACCTGTTTTTTATTGGATGTTATTAAGAAGAAGTGAATCTACTAAAAAACCTATGGTAGATTACTTTAGGTTGAAAAGAAAACTTTCTGAAAAAAAGGAGAATGCCTCAGATTCTCATGCAGTGGAAGTATTTAACAAAGCCTCAAGCAAGATAAATGATGCTATTGAGTGGTCCTTAACTAAAACTAAGTCAGAGGAGATAAAGTGGGGCGATTATACAGAATTTAATTTAGCAGCAGGTGATCTTTTTGAACTTTTGGGAACATCCGAAAATTTTTGCAAGCTTGCGGTTTTAAACTTAATTGATGACTTAAGAAAAAATGGGTTAGAGCTAAGTGGTGGTGGAAGGTTTCTACTTCATAAAGCCCTTGATGATTCAAATAGACTTAAGCTAAAAGATACTTTAAAGTCACTTATTTACTCATCAGAAATGAGCGGAGAAATAGTTGCAAGCCCACCAGCAACAACTGCTCAAGGCAAAGCTTTACTTGTCTATAGAGAGATGGCACCATCATTTAAGGACTACTTTGGAATGGTTGATTTAAAAGAAAGAGCTTTGGGAATAGCATTAAGTTCTATAAATAGCAATAGATTTTCAAAAGGCCTTTTGTTTTCAGGTGCCCCAGGTACTGGTAAATCACATTTCGGCGAAGTTCTTGCTAATGAATTAGCGTTACCTTATGAACTATTATCCGATGGAATGATTACGGAAACTGAGGAAGAACAGCTCTTAATAGTAGAAAGTGCTGAAAGGAAGTACACCCTTGATCAGTACATTGAAAAACTTGCAAGGCATGGCAGATGTGTTGTATTAGTTGATGAAATTAACAAGATGGCAAACCCCGGTAATCAAGTTAGAGCAAGTAGATTTTTAGTTTTATTTCAAAAATTACAACAAGCTAATCTACATCCAATATTAATTGCAACAACTAACTTCCCAATCCTAGATAACGTGAATGAATTCCCTATAGATGAAAAGGGTTGCTCAAGGAAGCTTGACAAGCTTTTAAAAGAGTTTGTCCACCCGGATGTATTTGGTTTCTTTGAACCATGTTATTTATTTCATAAGAAATTAGTAGGCTATGGATTTACAAAAGGTTACTTAAAGCATTTAACTCAGAAAGGGGAAATCACTGGTGATATAGATTTTGAAGCTGTCGGAGATCTTGCAAAAGGACTAAGACCACT
This genomic interval from Candidatus Melainabacteria bacterium contains the following:
- a CDS encoding AAA family ATPase, producing the protein MTTVNSITQTPPTWPGNIIVKEAKLIVIPEEESSSAHSIGVAENQDQVAYEPHLRQKIELIQKLKSEADIKNLAAAWQYVFALIPPAWAGAKWLIKNIAARQARSEIDGCIAKAVKSLGGEEYFNDDLLSVNLRTPRRVAKAILEADFNKPKNVMNDVQRAVIQLLGSTQHSQASLDEFLEHKRTARGLLLALEALYLRSDTVVDPNDVKDIFIPYLEKPHEVPLIYGEKSSLDCIRRIITLNWKLPIRGFKIPVPDLKTPTYRMEIYSVMKEFLERAKKVEEGTIEEQETKEGLYGIDPLYLRTPLVSVPRRFRDEVEKFREKLVEAFKNENELGETSPNYHIMVPTTISGVLELSSEIPKAQWNEEAEKLEAQQRLNEKRFVVFKKWANDITPMSNEEARNCFFTSFDNDQMEVLGGLPEDKRKNLLKVVSEFDSYKTKEDLNEALLSLLDLLKLDTEVLGQKLTQNNSEKGLLFFKYLNQLMEKRIAIGNDPPRPYREFVNQENKNRVLQSCRKIVQDTIFFRATPRGYEFFTEPHLGLDSVPAQALALNHKLTRCFNDEEGYVDAHGLKGLVLKPAVRSLYGNDSNSATHRTFLLSGPPGTGKSSLAETIANQLALPLVLLTPGMVTVKKGDVKIKHGEKPQTVSEFIHTVNKTAPCVLLMDEVNKILPPRKGANLNEIPTDAFLSQMEPKGTESHLSTKVVLIMTTNLPLTEEIDVSSIDDKGYSGSIEEQLYKYVDYGVMREGRSDKKIFIFHKLFTEEQGTLFAKRFLEPYVKSRRIKGQVNYAEAGKTVMNYTPATVEKVFEDYVKSTQGQVTQEDMLSELKKRPGVIRYHFDPRVSGLMEGTINSLVYGLKVKKIGTPAPDAKKLAIRVQELNLTDEQFTDAIVQLAPQVLTQENILTAFEKVRKLGS
- a CDS encoding ATP-binding protein: MRIEKAPNPHQLKIFSSPLGSEIKKSQNSDTLKNSNDVVDAPKEPSLRNQILLIQRAKLNLGLEPLAASNIGYYMQRLNNHNSAVFGRNSSLASILNNLLLELDKEKPISDEECKKLRNFGRDAQIVKNWLKNSILKIACDSSYTMGAFNVSPTIETREIAAKVFVRFLEWMGGALSDINREIGSLLESPYLLVRRQGAYAALKTYRLGKRYFWYPCHLASVLEKEKDDLSRIIMAGAIALADPKCILTKLYNNNDFSRLIELVLSDPNLEVRATLLAGLRDLTEAENKAGRYFKNFSEVPELTPTDRAECFRYSARCVEEFIDKRPLSEDEAMILNNSFGVIAPLLKGIGDESIIEGHVLEEYVRLKNRIAQLDLFNLVQVAAKHKFKDDSGEDIGLWENVSPVFYWMLLRRSESTKKPMVDYFRLKRKLSEKKENASDSHAVEVFNKASSKINDAIEWSLTKTKSEEIKWGDYTEFNLAAGDLFELLGTSENFCKLAVLNLIDDLRKNGLELSGGGRFLLHKALDDSNRLKLKDTLKSLIYSSEMSGEIVASPPATTAQGKALLVYREMAPSFKDYFGMVDLKERALGIALSSINSNRFSKGLLFSGAPGTGKSHFGEVLANELALPYELLSDGMITETEEEQLLIVESAERKYTLDQYIEKLARHGRCVVLVDEINKMANPGNQVRASRFLVLFQKLQQANLHPILIATTNFPILDNVNEFPIDEKGCSRKLDKLLKEFVHPDVFGFFEPCYLFHKKLVGYGFTKGYLKHLTQKGEITGDIDFEAVGDLAKGLRPLQIINTISEIPEHPFPSQAIKSELRKLKLDTNEIKQLQNLIAGTINILKLSIDGKLDLSELALAAEDIPTKSIAKILKSVPTPLTQTSLLELFRNYDRRQIIPQKGGMGIVVKRLKDLWSWFK